In Alloyangia pacifica, the following proteins share a genomic window:
- a CDS encoding ABC transporter permease, with the protein MKPGMLLRVALVALLLALVLKPEAFTPAFAPFAPENGPVIYTRSSLLSLSLSHLGLVAVASLAATVVAVTLAILVTRPAGAAFRPLSRTITNVGQTFPPVAVLALAVPALGFGAGPTLVALFLYGLLPIFENAMTGLSTLPGSTMEAARGIGLDRWQRLWRVELPLALPVILGGIRLSVVIALGTATIGSTVAARTLGEVIIAGLLTSNTAFVLQGGLIVGLFAVLIHDALVQLEKYLARRSGRR; encoded by the coding sequence GTGAAACCGGGAATGCTCCTGCGCGTGGCGCTCGTCGCGCTGCTGCTGGCGCTGGTGCTGAAGCCGGAAGCCTTCACCCCGGCCTTCGCCCCCTTCGCGCCCGAAAATGGCCCGGTGATCTACACCCGCAGCTCGCTGCTCTCGCTCTCGCTGAGCCACCTTGGTCTCGTCGCCGTGGCGTCGCTCGCGGCCACTGTTGTGGCGGTGACGCTGGCGATCCTCGTCACCCGCCCCGCCGGCGCCGCCTTCCGCCCGCTCTCGCGCACCATCACCAACGTCGGGCAGACCTTTCCCCCGGTCGCCGTGCTGGCGCTCGCCGTCCCTGCGCTCGGCTTCGGCGCAGGCCCGACGCTGGTGGCGCTCTTCCTCTATGGCCTCCTGCCGATCTTCGAGAACGCCATGACCGGCCTTTCAACCCTGCCCGGCAGCACGATGGAGGCCGCACGCGGCATCGGGCTCGATCGCTGGCAGAGGCTCTGGCGGGTCGAGCTGCCGCTGGCCCTGCCGGTGATCCTCGGTGGCATCCGCCTGTCGGTGGTGATCGCACTCGGCACGGCGACCATCGGATCGACGGTGGCCGCGCGCACGCTGGGCGAGGTGATCATTGCCGGGCTGCTGACCAGCAACACCGCCTTCGTGCTGCAGGGCGGGCTGATCGTCGGGCTCTTCGCTGTGCTGATCCACGACGCGCTGGTGCAGCTCGAGAAATATCTCGCGCGGCGCAGCGGGCGCAGATGA